Proteins encoded in a region of the Puniceibacterium sp. IMCC21224 genome:
- a CDS encoding ActR/PrrA/RegA family redox response regulator transcription factor, which translates to MTERALDELGSDRTLLLVDDDEPFLRRLAKAMEKRGFEVEMAGSVAAGSAIATARPPAYAVVDLRLEDGNGLDVVEVLREKRPDSRVVVLTGYGAIATAVAAVKIGATDYLSKPADATDITNALLCKTDDLPPPPENPMSADRVRWEHIQRVYELCDRNVSETARRLNMHRRTLQRILAKRSPK; encoded by the coding sequence ATGACGGAACGGGCTTTGGACGAGCTTGGCAGTGACCGAACCCTTTTGCTGGTCGATGATGACGAGCCGTTTTTGCGCCGCCTTGCCAAGGCGATGGAAAAGCGCGGGTTTGAGGTCGAGATGGCTGGATCGGTGGCGGCGGGATCAGCCATCGCGACGGCGCGCCCCCCTGCCTACGCGGTGGTGGATCTGCGGCTTGAGGATGGCAACGGCTTGGATGTGGTTGAAGTGCTGCGCGAAAAGCGCCCGGATTCCCGCGTGGTAGTACTGACGGGATATGGCGCGATTGCGACAGCGGTCGCTGCGGTCAAGATCGGGGCGACGGATTACCTGTCCAAACCTGCGGACGCGACCGACATCACCAACGCGCTGCTGTGCAAAACCGACGACCTGCCGCCACCGCCCGAAAATCCGATGAGCGCAGATCGCGTGCGATGGGAGCATATCCAACGGGTGTATGAACTGTGCGACCGCAATGTGAGCGAAACCGCGCGGCGGCTGAACATGCATCGGCGGACCCTGCAACGGATCCTGGCCAAACGCAGCCCGAAGTAG
- a CDS encoding SCO family protein, with protein MLRIAAISASVAITALMVGTWYVTAPGGGGDVFANCRSGQVAGDIGGPFTLINGDGETVTDKDVITRPTLLYFGYTFCPDICPIDVARNAEVTDIMEERGETITPVFITIDPKRDTPDVVKAYAANMHERMIGLTGSPEQIRTASQAYRTYSNVHDTGDAYYLVDHSTFTYLVLPEQGFVDYFRRDVSADEMANRVSCFLENA; from the coding sequence ATGCTTCGCATCGCCGCTATATCCGCTTCGGTTGCTATCACCGCCCTGATGGTGGGCACCTGGTACGTCACGGCGCCCGGCGGCGGGGGCGATGTCTTTGCAAACTGTCGCAGTGGACAGGTGGCGGGGGATATCGGCGGGCCGTTTACCCTGATCAACGGCGATGGTGAGACGGTCACCGACAAGGATGTGATTACGCGGCCGACGCTGCTGTATTTCGGCTATACCTTCTGCCCGGACATTTGCCCGATTGACGTGGCGCGCAACGCCGAAGTGACCGACATCATGGAGGAGCGCGGTGAGACGATCACGCCTGTGTTCATCACGATCGACCCGAAACGCGACACTCCTGACGTGGTAAAGGCTTACGCGGCGAATATGCATGAACGGATGATCGGCCTGACCGGCAGTCCAGAGCAGATCCGGACAGCGAGCCAAGCCTACCGGACCTATTCCAATGTGCATGACACTGGCGACGCGTATTATTTGGTCGACCATTCGACCTTTACCTATCTGGTGCTGCCCGAGCAGGGATTCGTCGATTATTTCCGCCGCGACGTATCCGCCGATGAGATGGCTAACCGGGTTAGCTGCTTTCTGGAAAACGCCTGA
- the regB gene encoding sensor histidine kinase RegB, with amino-acid sequence MSMTEISLLGEVNRSNWIRLRTMILLRWIAIIGQLSALTVARNLYDLELELGLCYLAVGVSVIGNMVAIFVFPENKRLTESENLAMVMFDLLQLGFLLYLTGGLHNPFSLLVLGPVTVSAAVLKLRSTVLLVATAFAMVSALVFFHLPLHTTEGEVLRLPDMFVFGQWAAISIALIFISVYARRITREMHAMGDALTATQMALSRAQQLNDLGGVIAAAAHELGTPLATIKLTSSELIEDLADRPEQQDDARLIREQADRCRDILRSMGRAGKDDLHMRQAPLVAVIREAAEPHQDRGKDIVIQEIPDPGGHAQQPQILRRPEIIHGLRNLIQNAVDFARATIWIEAGWSDGTISIRILDDGPGFPPHLIGRMGEPFVRKRRSEADRLSRPAYEGMGLGLFIAKTLLERTGAELSFANGTDPFLLPATQGERRGAIVEVIWPRARIVPETGNHSAGIGENRPIEV; translated from the coding sequence ATGTCGATGACCGAAATCAGCCTGCTGGGCGAAGTAAACCGCAGCAACTGGATCCGTTTGCGCACGATGATCCTGCTGCGCTGGATCGCCATCATCGGCCAGCTCAGCGCGCTGACCGTTGCACGCAACCTTTACGATCTCGAACTGGAACTGGGGTTGTGCTACCTCGCCGTCGGGGTGTCGGTCATCGGCAACATGGTCGCGATCTTTGTCTTTCCCGAAAACAAGCGCCTGACCGAAAGCGAAAATCTGGCGATGGTCATGTTTGACCTGCTGCAACTGGGCTTTCTGCTCTACCTCACTGGCGGCCTGCACAACCCGTTTTCGCTGCTGGTGCTGGGCCCGGTAACCGTGTCCGCCGCAGTGCTGAAACTGCGGTCCACGGTGCTGCTGGTTGCCACCGCGTTTGCGATGGTCTCGGCGCTGGTGTTCTTTCATTTGCCGCTGCACACCACCGAGGGCGAAGTTCTGCGACTGCCTGACATGTTTGTCTTTGGCCAATGGGCGGCCATTTCGATCGCGCTGATCTTTATTTCTGTCTACGCCCGTCGGATCACCCGCGAAATGCATGCGATGGGCGACGCGCTGACCGCCACGCAGATGGCGCTGTCGCGTGCGCAACAACTCAACGATCTTGGCGGGGTCATTGCTGCCGCGGCGCATGAACTTGGCACCCCGCTCGCCACGATCAAACTGACCTCGTCCGAGTTGATCGAAGATCTTGCCGACCGACCGGAACAACAGGACGACGCCCGGCTGATTCGCGAACAGGCAGACCGCTGCCGCGATATTTTGCGGTCGATGGGCCGCGCGGGCAAGGACGATCTGCACATGCGGCAAGCGCCGCTGGTCGCCGTGATCCGTGAGGCAGCAGAGCCGCATCAGGATCGCGGCAAGGACATCGTGATTCAGGAAATCCCCGATCCGGGGGGACATGCGCAGCAACCCCAGATCCTGCGCCGACCCGAGATCATCCACGGCCTGCGCAACCTGATACAAAACGCCGTAGACTTTGCCCGCGCCACCATCTGGATCGAAGCCGGGTGGAGCGATGGTACAATTTCGATCCGCATCCTCGACGATGGTCCCGGCTTTCCACCGCATCTGATTGGCCGCATGGGTGAACCCTTTGTGCGCAAGCGCCGCAGCGAGGCCGACCGCCTGTCGCGCCCGGCTTACGAGGGCATGGGTCTGGGCCTCTTCATCGCCAAGACCCTGCTTGAGCGCACCGGAGCCGAGCTGAGTTTTGCCAATGGCACCGACCCTTTCCTGCTGCCCGCAACCCAAGGTGAGCGGCGTGGCGCAATCGTCGAAGTCATTTGGCCCCGCGCCAGAATCGTCCCGGAAACCGGCAACCACAGCGCCGGGATCGGAGAAAACCGGCCAATCGAAGTGTGA
- a CDS encoding PAS-domain containing protein, with translation MQTYLILSAGLGACLSAIIGVLLLRSSLRPERPVRARDSGVADVDFLIRDGFVFNATTAAWRMIGQPVGQEFKWACLYNILSSRFPNLTPEPPQTPQQFAAIDNPDTILQLTPEAGDFRISLRGRDPTLADIHKLAIEHTEFELLRTAMAALPNPVWQCNSAGRVLWSNAAYVDFARRMIPDDPQGNLFDLTLPPDAMPQKTRANVGGSTQDKRYWFEVTSIKSSDTWLNYAVDIDAIVNAETAQRNFVQTLAKTFAHLPIGLAIFDRDRRLALFNPALIDLTALPADFLSGRPNLLSFFDHMRENRMIPEPKNYVGWREQMASLVAAATDDRYSETWTLPSGLTYKITGRPHPDGAVAFLLEDISAEISLTRRFRSELELNQSVIEVFDDAVAVFSPLGVLTFCNDAYRDMWKTDPDSAFAAMTILDAIRLWQGACVPTPVWQKIRDMVLSLSDRNQWSTNVKRTNGEHLLCRLDSVSGGATVVRFTAQPADADQRIEQASSADLIGHLDDRT, from the coding sequence TTGCAGACATATCTGATACTCAGTGCCGGCCTTGGTGCCTGTCTATCTGCGATCATTGGGGTGCTTTTGCTGCGCTCGTCGCTGCGGCCCGAACGCCCGGTCCGGGCCCGTGACTCGGGTGTGGCGGATGTCGATTTTCTGATTCGCGACGGTTTTGTCTTTAACGCGACAACAGCAGCTTGGCGGATGATCGGACAACCCGTCGGGCAGGAGTTCAAATGGGCTTGCCTATATAACATCCTGTCATCACGGTTCCCCAACCTGACACCAGAGCCACCGCAAACGCCGCAACAATTCGCGGCCATCGACAACCCGGACACCATTCTCCAACTCACCCCAGAAGCGGGCGACTTTCGGATCTCGTTGCGGGGGCGGGATCCCACGCTTGCCGACATCCACAAGCTGGCGATTGAACATACCGAGTTCGAGTTGCTGCGCACCGCCATGGCCGCCTTGCCCAATCCGGTCTGGCAATGCAACTCAGCCGGTCGCGTGTTGTGGTCGAACGCGGCATATGTCGATTTTGCCCGGCGGATGATTCCCGACGATCCCCAGGGCAACCTGTTCGACCTGACGCTGCCCCCAGACGCGATGCCACAAAAGACCCGCGCCAATGTCGGAGGTTCGACCCAGGATAAACGCTATTGGTTCGAGGTCACCTCGATCAAATCCAGCGATACCTGGCTGAACTATGCCGTGGACATCGACGCCATTGTGAACGCCGAAACCGCGCAGCGCAATTTTGTCCAGACCCTGGCAAAAACCTTTGCGCATCTGCCTATTGGCCTGGCGATCTTTGACCGCGACCGTCGACTGGCGCTGTTCAATCCGGCGCTGATCGACCTGACCGCGCTACCGGCCGATTTCCTCAGCGGACGGCCCAACCTGCTGTCGTTCTTTGACCACATGCGCGAAAATCGCATGATCCCAGAGCCCAAGAACTATGTCGGCTGGCGCGAACAGATGGCCTCGCTCGTTGCGGCCGCGACGGACGACCGCTATTCCGAGACGTGGACCCTGCCCTCGGGCCTTACATACAAGATCACCGGACGGCCGCATCCCGATGGCGCCGTCGCCTTTCTCCTCGAAGATATCAGCGCCGAAATTTCGCTCACCCGCCGGTTCCGGAGCGAGCTTGAGCTGAACCAGTCGGTGATAGAAGTGTTCGACGATGCCGTGGCAGTGTTTTCGCCCCTGGGTGTGCTGACCTTTTGCAACGACGCTTACCGCGATATGTGGAAAACGGACCCCGACAGCGCCTTTGCAGCAATGACAATTCTCGATGCTATTCGACTGTGGCAGGGTGCCTGTGTTCCGACTCCGGTCTGGCAAAAGATACGCGACATGGTGCTTAGCCTGTCTGATCGCAACCAATGGTCCACCAATGTGAAACGCACCAACGGGGAACATCTGTTGTGCCGCCTCGATTCGGTGTCGGGCGGCGCCACAGTGGTCCGGTTTACCGCGCAGCCCGCCGACGCAGATCAGAGAATAGAGCAGGCATCATCCGCAGACTTGATCGGGCATCTCGACGACCGGACCTGA
- the tsaE gene encoding tRNA (adenosine(37)-N6)-threonylcarbamoyltransferase complex ATPase subunit type 1 TsaE yields MRKSTALFHASSPESTCTLAQRLGAHLRPGDVLLLSGEIGAGKTHFARCLIQSRLIEPEDVPSPTFTLVQQYDTDAGELWHADLYRLYDPDHCVELGLTDAFETAICVVEWPDRLAALTPADALEISFAAPGDADDSRDLLFTWSAPRWAGIIAQALA; encoded by the coding sequence ATGCGCAAATCCACTGCCCTATTCCATGCTTCATCCCCCGAAAGCACTTGTACTTTGGCGCAGCGCCTTGGCGCGCATCTGCGTCCGGGCGATGTGCTGTTGCTATCGGGCGAAATTGGCGCAGGCAAAACCCATTTCGCGCGCTGCCTGATCCAATCCCGATTGATCGAACCCGAGGATGTCCCCTCGCCGACCTTTACCCTGGTGCAGCAATACGACACCGACGCGGGCGAGCTTTGGCATGCCGACCTCTACCGCCTGTACGATCCCGATCATTGCGTGGAACTGGGCCTGACCGATGCGTTTGAGACGGCGATCTGCGTGGTCGAATGGCCCGACAGGTTGGCCGCCCTGACCCCCGCAGACGCGCTGGAGATATCGTTCGCCGCGCCGGGCGACGCCGACGACAGCCGCGATCTGCTCTTTACCTGGAGCGCGCCACGATGGGCGGGCATCATCGCGCAGGCCCTCGCATGA
- a CDS encoding aminoglycoside phosphotransferase family protein, with protein sequence MIQDFLTIVGWQDAQQFPLAGDASSRRYIRLVRGSTRAILMHDPEGDVTLFAQLARHLSGLNLSAPQVYAENAQQGLLLIEDLGDALFARLCEQHPSDETPLYLAATEALIALHRYPPPRTLPIADPSRLAQMTDLAFLHYLPRATGHSDTGAQQACIAAFHSALNRYAPDTDVMILRDFHAENLIWLPDRSATARTGLLDFQDALAGHRAYDLASLLTDARRDVSPDTAEAAIRHYIAATGIAEEPFRAAIAVLGAQRNLRILGVFARLAASRGKPHYIDLIPRVWGHLMADLKHPALRDIAPLIVDCLPEPTAPIVERLKTPCPTQ encoded by the coding sequence ATGATCCAGGACTTTCTGACCATCGTAGGCTGGCAGGATGCACAGCAATTTCCCCTGGCCGGTGACGCCTCATCGCGCCGCTATATCCGTCTGGTCCGCGGCTCGACCCGCGCCATCCTGATGCATGATCCCGAAGGCGATGTAACCCTGTTCGCGCAACTGGCGCGGCATCTGAGCGGCTTGAACCTTAGCGCGCCGCAGGTTTACGCCGAAAATGCCCAGCAAGGTTTGCTGCTGATCGAAGATCTGGGGGACGCGCTTTTCGCCCGGCTCTGCGAACAGCATCCGTCGGATGAAACCCCGCTCTACCTCGCCGCGACCGAGGCGCTGATTGCGCTTCACAGGTATCCCCCGCCTCGAACCCTGCCGATTGCTGATCCCTCGCGTCTGGCGCAGATGACCGATCTTGCCTTTTTGCACTACCTCCCTCGTGCCACCGGACATAGCGACACGGGCGCGCAACAGGCTTGCATCGCCGCGTTTCACAGCGCGCTGAACCGCTATGCCCCCGACACAGATGTCATGATCCTGCGCGATTTTCACGCCGAGAACCTGATTTGGCTGCCCGATCGCAGCGCCACAGCGCGCACCGGACTGCTCGACTTTCAGGATGCGCTTGCAGGGCACCGCGCCTATGATCTTGCCTCGCTTTTGACGGATGCGCGGCGCGACGTTTCCCCCGACACTGCCGAGGCTGCAATTCGACACTATATTGCCGCAACCGGTATCGCCGAAGAGCCGTTTCGCGCCGCGATCGCCGTACTGGGGGCGCAACGCAATCTGCGCATTCTTGGCGTCTTTGCCCGCCTTGCCGCGTCCCGTGGAAAACCGCATTATATCGACCTCATCCCGCGCGTGTGGGGGCATCTGATGGCAGACCTGAAACACCCTGCGCTGCGCGATATTGCGCCGCTGATTGTTGACTGCCTGCCGGAACCGACCGCACCCATTGTAGAAAGACTGAAAACCCCATGCCCGACGCAGTAA
- a CDS encoding nucleotidyltransferase family protein gives MPDAVMLFAAGFGTRMGALTANQPKPLIPVAGVPLIDHALALTDSVGPLRRVVNTHYRSNQLATHLAGRDVAISDEQPQILDTGGGLRVALPLLRADPVFTLNTDAVWSGPNPLRLLADAWDPARMKALLLCVPLGRAIGRKGGGDFGCSADGQLSRGGDLVYTGAQILCTEGLATIAKSAFSLNVVWNDMATRGELFGLTYPGRWCDVGHPEGIAMAEAMLADADV, from the coding sequence ATGCCCGACGCAGTAATGCTTTTTGCCGCTGGGTTCGGCACCAGAATGGGTGCGCTGACCGCCAATCAGCCCAAACCGTTGATCCCGGTGGCTGGCGTGCCGCTGATCGACCATGCACTGGCTTTGACCGACTCCGTTGGCCCGCTGCGCCGGGTTGTGAATACGCACTATCGTAGCAATCAACTGGCGACGCACCTGGCTGGTCGCGACGTTGCCATCTCGGACGAGCAACCGCAGATTCTGGACACTGGCGGCGGACTACGCGTGGCGCTGCCTCTGCTGCGGGCGGACCCGGTATTTACCCTCAACACCGATGCGGTGTGGTCCGGGCCCAACCCGCTACGCCTGCTCGCCGATGCCTGGGATCCTGCGCGGATGAAGGCACTTTTGCTCTGTGTTCCCCTGGGCCGCGCGATCGGGCGCAAAGGCGGCGGTGATTTCGGGTGCTCTGCTGACGGTCAGCTTAGTCGTGGCGGTGATCTGGTCTATACTGGCGCGCAAATCCTGTGCACCGAGGGTCTGGCGACAATTGCAAAATCCGCGTTTTCCCTGAATGTCGTTTGGAACGACATGGCGACGCGCGGCGAACTGTTTGGTCTGACCTATCCCGGTCGCTGGTGTGATGTCGGCCATCCCGAAGGTATCGCCATGGCCGAAGCGATGCTGGCCGACGCCGATGTTTGA